In the Parasphingorhabdus halotolerans genome, ACCGTGACATCGCTCTTTTTAAACGGCTTGTAGCGGGCGGCGCGCAGTTCAAACTGGATCGCAGCGCCGTCTTCTCCGGTAATCACGCCGGGATCATAGCCGCGCCCGATGGTATAATTACCGCCGGAAAACTCTTCAAAACTAAACACCCGGTCAAATGCATATTGCGCCATCGGGCGGACATAGAAGGAGAGATCATCCGAAATCGCCAGTTCGCCCTCGCCTTCAAACCGCACCACGCTGGAAGTAGGATCACCATCAAACCGGCTTGGCGGTGTGCGGGTGAACAGGCAGATGATGTCGCAGCGCTTGCTTGCCCCAAATATGTCCAGCCCTTGGCGGAATTCGAGTGAACCGCGGAGCCGCCAGTTGGGCGATTGTCCACCACGGAAATCGATCGCCTCGCCGTCTAGCCGCACAAAGCCGACCCGCAACCGGTCTCTGGTCAAAGGCCCGATGAAGCGGATATCCTGATCGATAAACTCCAGACCTGCCGCCACCTGCAGCGAAGCCGATTGGCGACGAATGAGCGGGTAGCTTGCCTCAACCGAGGCAAATAATGTTTCCGCCTTGATCCGCGCGGCGCCTGCCGCAGCGCCAATATCCGGTTCGGTCCAGGCATAGGTAAATTGTCCCGCGACCTTCAACCCATCGCTGCCAATCCGGAAATCATGGCCGAATTGCAGGATTTGCTGTTCCTGAAACTCTGCGGTTGTGTAAAACGACGCATAGGTCCGGTCGCCCAGGCCGGTTATCCCGTAGACTTCCCCGCCGATTTGACCACCCCAGCGACCAGTATCGCGCGCAGCGAGATTCTGGACGTTGAGATCAATCCGGTACGGCGTTCTGGAAACTGTGACCTCGCCAACCAGTTCGCCCGGCCCGGTGCCCGCCGGGGTCAACGTCATGCGGATATCATAGCCCGGCAAATCGCGGGACAGGAGTAGATAGCGCTCCGCCTCAAACCGGTTAAACAGCGGTGTATCGGTCAGTTTTTCGAGGTAGGACTGGATCAGCTTTTCGGACCGCCCGGCATCGCCGCGCACCCGGATCGCCGTCACTTTGGCATAGAGCACTTCGAGCCTGATTGTGCCATTTTCAATCCGCTGGGTGGGAACCTGGATTGCTGCCAGATACCCGCGATTGCGCAGCAATGTGGCGGCCGAATCGCGGATTTCGCAAATAACCCCTACCGGCTGGGAAGAGCCGAGATATTGCGCGTAAGTTTCCCGCAATTCCGATGGGCTCACAGCTTGCAAATTGTTAAATTCGACCTGATCGATCTGGACCCGGATATCTTTATATTGCGGCGCGGCAAGAGGGCAGGAGGTGCGTTCGACCCCCCCTTCAATCTTGACACTGCGCTCCTGCGTCGGTGTCGATCGGGATGGCGGTCGCAATTCGTCGCGGGTTGGCGCGGCGATATTGCCCGGTGTTTGTGCATGTGACGGCGCCGGTGCGACGATTGCCAGAGCAAACAATACCGCTGCGACTAAAACTTGATGCGGGCCACGCAGACGATGCCCTCGTCCGTGAGATACTGGAAAGATCAAAATCATACCCCTGTTGATCAGCTGCGACCCTGAACTGCAGTTAACCAAATATTCACGGCGTAGGTGGAACCGATATTCGAATCCAAACAGGTAGTGAATATGGCCTCATGGTTAATGGCAACTGGAGC is a window encoding:
- a CDS encoding ShlB/FhaC/HecB family hemolysin secretion/activation protein; its protein translation is MIFPVSHGRGHRLRGPHQVLVAAVLFALAIVAPAPSHAQTPGNIAAPTRDELRPPSRSTPTQERSVKIEGGVERTSCPLAAPQYKDIRVQIDQVEFNNLQAVSPSELRETYAQYLGSSQPVGVICEIRDSAATLLRNRGYLAAIQVPTQRIENGTIRLEVLYAKVTAIRVRGDAGRSEKLIQSYLEKLTDTPLFNRFEAERYLLLSRDLPGYDIRMTLTPAGTGPGELVGEVTVSRTPYRIDLNVQNLAARDTGRWGGQIGGEVYGITGLGDRTYASFYTTAEFQEQQILQFGHDFRIGSDGLKVAGQFTYAWTEPDIGAAAGAARIKAETLFASVEASYPLIRRQSASLQVAAGLEFIDQDIRFIGPLTRDRLRVGFVRLDGEAIDFRGGQSPNWRLRGSLEFRQGLDIFGASKRCDIICLFTRTPPSRFDGDPTSSVVRFEGEGELAISDDLSFYVRPMAQYAFDRVFSFEEFSGGNYTIGRGYDPGVITGEDGAAIQFELRAARYKPFKKSDVTVQPFVFADAAWAWDDSRNAANDPHRLLSVGGGVRSNLSDRFRLDLTVAAPTRRAGLQPRKGPVRFLLSLTAKLLPWR